The stretch of DNA TTTCTAGTAAAATGATGATATGCAGACATTTTTATAAATACGATTCCAAACGCTGGGGGCCACTGTAGATTGCAACAAATTCTATAAAAGAGCTAAAAGGCCTAATATAGATTGTACATACTTCCTGTAGTGGATTCTGTTTGGAAAGATGCCAACACTTTTCTTCCATGCAGAAGCTGTGGCGCTCTGAAATTTTTGGACAAAAGCTTGTTGTGTTCAGTTTTCAATGTATCCTCCAAGGCGGTGAGCTAATAAAAGACAAACAAGACTGATTAGGGAGGGCTGTAAATGACATGATGCTCTCTTGTGAGAATAGTCTGACCTGTCTTCTTGAGACTCTGATTGAATCGTTGAACACAGTCCAGCTGACCGTCTGGAAACACGGTGGGGTCGTCAGGGACCCGTTGTACCTATAAAACCTGTCCAAGCAGTCCGGCAGCAGATGGCGCACATTAAAACCAGGAATCTCAGTGTCTGACTCTGAAAACAAGACAGTTAAATCATGTTGGATGAAAATCATCAATGCTTTATGCTTTGTTTTCTTCGTTGGCGGTTATTAGTTTCTTACCCTCTATGCTGATGTCTGTTAACGCAGACAGGATCTTCTCATAGTTGTCATTGTCATGGAGGCCGATCTGTTCCAATGTATGGCAAAGACTATATTAGGACTGATCAAACTGCATTCTTTACTGCAGCCAGAAGGTTTTAGTTAAACTACTTACACCTATGAATCCTCCTAACACTGCCAATCCATCAGCTTTACTAGCAGCCTCAATGATATCTACATATTTGGAGTTATAATGAACCACATGGATCTGAGGAATGAGGAAATTGTTGTAGCTTTTGATTATGCAATATGTCACGCGTTATGCAATTCACTTATGTCCCAGAAAGACTGGGCTAATAACATGATCTCTAAATGGTAAAACGTAATCGTATGTTTTCATTAAAGACCAAAAACCGTGTCATTCTTCATCTCAGCTCACCTCAGCAGGGAAATGAACATGATCTATGGTGTGCTCTGAGCCAGGGACCTCTTTAGTTCCCCAGTGGAAGTGAAGCTGGGCTGCGACGTAAACGTGATCGAATCCCTTCATGATGCGCACGCTGCTCGGCAGACTCAGCTGCACTGATGGAAGAACGGACACAACATGCATTTCAGACAGCTTTTCATTTCTGAATGACCTATTCCTTAAATTAAAGTAAGGTAAGTGATGTG from Carassius carassius chromosome 35, fCarCar2.1, whole genome shotgun sequence encodes:
- the LOC132115841 gene encoding carbonic anhydrase 14-like, translating into MLGSSHQHHWDYHDQDAWLSVFEHCSGKAQSPINIDTYKVFYEPKLPPIKLEGYDLTGSPALTLINNGHTLQLSLPSSVRIMKGFDHVYVAAQLHFHWGTKEVPGSEHTIDHVHFPAEIHVVHYNSKYVDIIEAASKADGLAVLGGFIGIGLHDNDNYEKILSALTDISIEESDTEIPGFNVRHLLPDCLDRFYRYNGSLTTPPCFQTVSWTVFNDSIRVSRRQLTALEDTLKTEHNKLLSKNFRAPQLLHGRKVLASFQTESTTGKAREAPTPETQDYKIMESSGHILAIIFGVLFAVTLLLFSMYTYLQQSKLKKDSKQNVVYKPAAVEEDIDQTSYCNIKHKFIQKLVFVLFAC